In Kaistella sp. 97-N-M2, the sequence GGATGAAAAAAATTCTGTTTTAGCCTTTAGTATGGGCGGATTTATTGCATGGAAAGCCATGGTAGAAGGTTTTCCGGCAGAGAATTTGTTTGCGGTTTCTTCGACAAGGCTTAGACAGGAAATTCAAAAACCCCGTGGATTTATTCAACTTTATTACGCAGAAAACGATAGCTATCGACCGACGGACCGCTGGTTTTTAACGCTCAATTTAGAAAGAGAAATATTTGCAGAGGAAGATCACGACTTCTATCAAAAGGAAAATGTTGGAAAATTAATTTCTCAAAAAATAATCCAACATTTTAAAAATACAGGGCAACTTCCTTAATTGCAGTATAACTTTTTATTTTATATTTAATTTTTTCTTTGATTTTTTACCTTTCTTTTTTGAAGCCGTGAGTAAAAATCCCAGTCCCAAACCCAATCCCATCATCAAAACAGTTTGCGTTTTTTTGGAGGGCACGGGAAGGGCCATTTCGCCATAAATTCGCATGGGACTTTCCGAAGGATATCTTACGTTTCCGTCGGTGTTTGTTTCTGCATCTGGTTTCATGGTGAGTCTCATTGCAGCGGACGCGGTGTTGATAATGGCTCTTGGAAACAGACCATACAAAACTTTCATAACGGCGGCATAACCATCGGTAATAATGCTCTTTTTCGGATTTTTTGCCGCTTCAACCATTTGGGCAGCCAGCTTGCGCGGATCTGTGGAAAAAGGTGGAATTTTAAAATCGAGGCCGGAATATTTCGCAGAATGCATGTTACCGGTGGAGCGCTGAATTCCGGGATAAAGTCCCACGACATGAATATTTGGCTCATCGGAAAGTTCGCCCTGCAGGCCTTCCACCATTCCCCTGATACCGAATTTTGTACTGGAATACGCCGTTGAATAGGGCGCTGGCATCCAGCCACCAATGGAAACGTTGTTAATTAAAACGCCTTCTTTCTGACGTTTAAAAATGGGAATTGCAGCATAAGCGCCGTGTATGTAGCCCAGAAGGTTTGTTTTTACGACCTGATCGATACTTTCCAGCGGAATTTCTTCGAATTTTCCGCTTGCCATAACGCCCGCATTATTCACCCAGAAATCAATTCTTCCGTTGAACTGCAAAGCTTTCTGTGCAAGATTTTCAACTTCTTCCGCGACGGAAACGTCGGTTGGTACGCCTAACGAAACCACTCCCAAATCGTGACAAAGTGCGACGGTTTCGTCCAGACCTTTTTGTCCGCGGGCGGCAACCACGACATTGCAGCCTTCCAAAGCAAAAGCTTCCGCCGCAGCGCGGCCTACTCCACTTGTTCCGCCGGTGATAACGACTGTTTTTCCGGCAAGGGTTCTATAATTTTCTTCCTGTTTATTACTGGTTTTCATATCTTTTTATTTGGTTCGTTTTAAAGGCTAGCAATTATTATGCAATTCACTTTTAATTATATCTCTTTACCAATCTTTCATGGATCGACGATCACTTTTTCGATAGATTCGAAGAAAATGTGGTAATTTTAATAATTAATAAGTTGTAAAATGGGTGCAAAAAATAATTACGATGACCTTCTGTCGCTTCTTCAGACCAGATTCGAGGCCAACATGAAACGGCACAAAGGTTTACAGTGGTCAGAAATTCAAAGTAAATTAGAGAAAAATCCTGCAAAACTCGAATCGCTGCTTCAAATGGAAGAGAGCGGTGGCGAACCGGATGTGGTTGCTTTTACAAAAGCCTCAGGCGAATTTTTTTTATGATTGTTCCGTCGAAAGTCCGAAAGGGCGTCGCAGCTTTTGTTACGACAAAGCTGCCTTGGATAAACGAAAAGAAAACAAACCTAAAAATAGTGCGGAGGAGGCTGCGAAAACGATGGGAATAGAAATCCTGAATGAAGAAGAATATCGTTTTTTGCAAACGGTGGGAAATTTTGATATTAAAACTTCGAGCTGGCTAAAAACGCCGGAAAACATTCGGAAACTTGGCGGTTCTATTTTTGGCGATTTTCGGTATGATACGGTTTTTATCTATCACAATGGCGCCGAATCTTATTATGCCTCTCGAGGATTTCGGGGCGTCTTACGGGTTTAATTTTATTCCGGCAAAAAAAAATCCTGAAAAATTTCAGAATTTTATTATGATTGAATTTGAGCTTCTTACTCGGTTTTTTCGAATTTTATCTGAGCGTGGATTTTATGGATACGGCGCGATTGCTACTTCCAAACCATCGATTTCCGGCGTAATGTGAATTTGACAACCTAAACGCGAATCATCCTGCACATAAAAAGCTTCGGAAAGCATAGCCTCTTCCTCATCGCCCATTTCCTGCAACTTTTCGGCCCCGTCAACTACGTAAACTTGACAGGACGCGCACATCGCCATACCACCGCAAACGCCGATTGTTCCTTCGTCTGCCAGTTCGTAGGAACGAATGACTTCCATTAAATTCATCGACATATCGGTTGGCGCAACCACCTCGTGCGTATCGCCGTTTCGGTCCGTTATTTTTAAATTAATATCCTGCATTGCTCGCTTTTCGTTATCCCTAATCGATTTTTTTGACTACGGCTTTCTCGGCCTCTTTTCGCGTCCCGTCGAAACCGTCAATTCCACTTACGGTCGTGTATTTCAAGACATACTTTTTGCCGGGATTCAGCATGTTATACACGCTTTGGCACATTAAAGTTGCTTCGTGGAAACCACATAAAATCAATTTCAGTTTCCCCGGATATGTATTGATGTCACCAATGGCATAGACGCCGGGAATATTCGTTTGGTAATCCAAGGCATTGTTCACAACGATGGCATTTTTTTCGATTTCGAGGCCCCAGTTGCCAAGATCGCCTAATTTTGGCGTTAAACCAAACAGCGGAATAAAATAATCGGTTTCCAGATCGAAGGTTTGGCCTTCTTTTTCTACGGTGATCGCAGACAGTTTGCCCTCGCCTTTCAATCCGGTAACTTCTGCCGGTGTCATCATGGTTATTTTTCCGAGATCTTTTAATTCCTGCACTTTGTCCACAGAATCCAGGGCGCCGCGGAATTCGTTTCGGCGGTGAATTAAAGTGACTTCGCTTGCGATGTCGGACAGGAAAATACTCCAGTCCAAAGCAGAGTCGCCACCGCCCGCGATCACCACTTTTTTGTTTCTAAAATGTTCGGGTTCTTTAATGAAATATTCAACACCTTTTTCTTCGTAATCGGCGATGTTTTCTATCGTAGGTTTGCGCGGCTCGAAAGTTCCCAATCCACCTGCAATGGCTACGGCTTTTGCGCGATGAACAGTTCCTTTGTTCGTAATAACTTCGAACGTGCCATCGTCGAGCTTGGTTAAGGTCTTCGCCGTTTCGCCTAACGTAAAACCGGGCTGAAACTGCTTGATCTGATCCATTAGATTACTAACCAGTTCGCCCGCGTTGATGGCGGGAAATCCCGGAATATCGAAAATAGGTTTCTTTGGGTAAAGTTCGGTGAGCTGACCGCCCTGCTGTGGGAGCGCATCGATTAAATGGCATTTCATCTTCAGTAAACCTGCTTCGAAAACGGCAAAAAGGCCAGTTGGTCCCGCTCCTATGATCAATATATCGGTAGTAATCATTAATGATTTTTTATAAAATTAGTTGCACAAATTTAAGAAAAATAAAAGAACGGCGGATTGCATAAGAGTGACAAATATCATTTAAAAACCCTGCAAAACCATTGTATTATCTTTGTGGCAAATTTTTTGCAAAAGCAAAGCCATGAAAAAGATATTCAGCCTGTTTATAATTTTATTTTTTACTTTGGGCCAGGCTCAAAAGCTCGATAACATACAGTCCGGCGAAGTTTTAAACTACCGAATTCATTACGGAATTCTAAATGCCGGTACCGCCACACTAACCACGCTAAAAACCAACTATATGGGGCAACCCCATTTCTATGTTAAAGGCTATGGTCGGACAACGGGCGCGGTTCGTGCCTTTTTTAAAGTTGAAGACAATTACGAAAGTTTTATCAATTACAAGACCGGCTTACCGAGTTATTATGTCAGAAATGTGCAGGAAGGCGGTTACACGCAGCATTTGCAAACCGTTTTTAACCACACCAATCAAACCTTAATTTTAACGAATAAAAAAAAGGGCACGTCAGAAGTCTTAAAATCCGTGAAAGGCGTTCAGGACATGCTTTCTGCTTTTTATTATCTCAGAAGTTTGGATCCCGGCGAACTGAAAGTGGGGACCGTAAAAAAACTGAACGTCTGGATCGATGACGAACTTTTCCCCTTCCAGCTGAAAGTCGCAGGAACCGAAGACGTTAAAACCAAGTTTGGCACCATTAACTGTTTGAAGATTATTCCCCAGGTCATCAGCGGACGCGTTTTCAAAGACAAAGAAGGTGTTACGCTTTATGTAAGCAACGACCGGAATTTCGTTCCCGTCTCCATTAAAGCGGAACTTGCGGTCGGTTCCTTAAAAGCGAGTCTGGACTCCTACAAAAATGTTAAATATCCCTTAAACATCAAGTAAAATTTAAATATCAAACCGGCTTCAGCCGGTTTTTTTTTGGTTGAATGTAACAAAATATGCAGGAGCGTTGTCTTATTAGGAAGAAAACAAAAACCCCATGAAATCTCCTCTTTTAGGCCTTTTGCTCATTGCTGTGAGCCAGATCTTTCCCGCTCAGAAAACCGAAGTGGATCCGATTATCCGGAAAAAAATTGTTGCGACGAAAATAACTAACCCCCCAAAAATCGACGGGATTTTAGATGAAGATGTTTGGCAAAGTGCACCTATCGCGACAAATTTTATCGAGAGAAGACCCAACAACGGCGCACCCTCGCCGGATTCCTTACGTTCGGAAGTAAAGGTTTTGTATGACGATACGGGCGTTTATTTTGGGGCGATGCTTTATGATCTTCACCCGGAAAAAATCGCGCACGAACTTACCGAAAGAGACAACATTGATAACGATGATATATTCGGGGTAACAATAAATGGCTACAATGATCACCAACAAAGTCTAGAGTTTCTCGTTCTCCCAACCGGAGTTCAGGTCGATGCAAAAATCACGGAAAATGAAGATGACTCCTGGAATGCCGTGTGGTATTCGGCGACGAAAATAACGGATATGGGTTGGGTGGTCGAAATGAAAATTCCGTACTCGGAACTGCGCTTTCCAAAAAAAATGTTCAGGAATGGGGCATCAATTTTCTGCGTCTCGTGAAGCGAACAAACACAATGTACGACTGGAATTTTGTGGACAATAAGAAAAATTCCTACATGCTTTACGATGGGGTTTTAAATGGAATTGAAAACATCAATCCGCCCACGAGATTATCTTTTCTACCGTATATCTCAACTTATTTGAACAATTACGACGGCAAAACAACTGCAAGTTTCAACGGCGGAATGGATTTAAAATACGGCATCAACGACGCGTTTACCTTGGATTTGACGTTAATCCCGGATTTCGGACAGACTTCCTTTGATGAATCGGTGCTGAATTTATCGCCTTTCGAGCAGCAGTTTGACGAACAGCGTTCCTTTTTTACGGAAGGAACCGAACTTTTCAATAAAGGAAATCTTTTTTATTCGCGCAGGATCGGCGGCAGCCCGTCGAGATATCCTGAAACTTCGCCCGACGAAACCGTTACCGAATATCCGGACAAAGTGAAATTATTCAATGCTTTCAAAATCTCCGGCAGAACGAACAAAGGTCTCGGCATCGGTTTTTTCAACGGAATTACAGAAAAAATGGACGCCCGGATTCTGAATGAGAATACGGGTGAAGTAAGAACGGAAGTGGTAGAACCCTGGGCGAACTATAATGTTTTGGTTTTGGACCAGAGGTTTCATAAAAACTCTTCTGTTTCCTTCGTGAATACGAATGTGGTGCGCGCAGGTAATTTTCGCGACGCGAATTCTACCGCTTTGTTGTGGGACATCAACGATAAAAAAAATATTTTCAATTATTACGGAAGCGCGAAAGGAAGTTGGGTGATGGACAACGGAACCAAATTCGGCACGAAGGCGCAGGTAGGTTTTGCAAAAAATTCTGGGAAAAATCAGTTCGATGTAAACGGTGTTATTGCCACCAGAAACTGGGACATCAACGATCTCGGCTTTTCCACAAGCACCAACTACGGGAATTATCACGCTTATTATGGATACCGGACTTTAGAACCCACGAAAAAATTCAACAATATTTATTTAAATTTTAACGTCGATTATGTGCAAAGGCTCCAGTCCTATTTGTACAGCAAACTGGTTTTCAATCATAATAACCAGTTCACGACGAGAAATTTCCGCAATTATGGTGGCGGTATTGAATTTACGCCCATTGGAGAAAATGACATTTACGAACCGCGTGTAGACGGGCGCTATTTGAAAATTCCGGGCTATTTCGACAGCTGGCTCTGGACGGAAAGCGACAGCCGAAAAAAGTTTCAGTATAATTTGAGCATCGATTATTACGCCTATAATGAGAAAGGCAGAAACCTCGTCGTCCCGTCATTTTACTTAAGATACCGTTTTTCCGATAAATTTAAAGCCATCTGGAAATTCAATTCTACCTTCAGCAACAACGAAACGGGCTACGCCGGAAAAGATGCCGAAGATATTTTTATCGGCCGGAGACAGCGAAATACGTACGAAAACAGCATCACGTCGCAATATACTTTCAACTCCAAAATGGCTTTCTCGCTCGCCTTCCGTCATTATTTTTCGGATGTGACTTATAAAGGTTTTTACACCTTAAATCAGGATGGAAGCTTAAACGACACGTCAAAATTTAGTGAAAACCTGAACGGAAGTTATAATTCCTGGAACGTCGATCTGCGCTATTCTTGGTGGTTTGCGCCCGGAAGCCAACTTACAATCCTCTATCGCAACGCTGTGCAGGATTATCTTGGCATTTCGCGTATGAATTTAAAA encodes:
- a CDS encoding carbohydrate binding family 9 domain-containing protein; the protein is MKSPLLGLLLIAVSQIFPAQKTEVDPIIRKKIVATKITNPPKIDGILDEDVWQSAPIATNFIERRPNNGAPSPDSLRSEVKVLYDDTGVYFGAMLYDLHPEKIAHELTERDNIDNDDIFGVTINGYNDHQQSLEFLVLPTGVQVDAKITENEDDSWNAVWYSATKITDMGWVVEMKIPYSELRFPKKMFRNGASIFCVS
- a CDS encoding DUF3108 domain-containing protein, giving the protein MKKIFSLFIILFFTLGQAQKLDNIQSGEVLNYRIHYGILNAGTATLTTLKTNYMGQPHFYVKGYGRTTGAVRAFFKVEDNYESFINYKTGLPSYYVRNVQEGGYTQHLQTVFNHTNQTLILTNKKKGTSEVLKSVKGVQDMLSAFYYLRSLDPGELKVGTVKKLNVWIDDELFPFQLKVAGTEDVKTKFGTINCLKIIPQVISGRVFKDKEGVTLYVSNDRNFVPVSIKAELAVGSLKASLDSYKNVKYPLNIK
- a CDS encoding SDR family NAD(P)-dependent oxidoreductase, whose product is MKTSNKQEENYRTLAGKTVVITGGTSGVGRAAAEAFALEGCNVVVAARGQKGLDETVALCHDLGVVSLGVPTDVSVAEEVENLAQKALQFNGRIDFWVNNAGVMASGKFEEIPLESIDQVVKTNLLGYIHGAYAAIPIFKRQKEGVLINNVSIGGWMPAPYSTAYSSTKFGIRGMVEGLQGELSDEPNIHVVGLYPGIQRSTGNMHSAKYSGLDFKIPPFSTDPRKLAAQMVEAAKNPKKSIITDGYAAVMKVLYGLFPRAIINTASAAMRLTMKPDAETNTDGNVRYPSESPMRIYGEMALPVPSKKTQTVLMMGLGLGLGFLLTASKKKGKKSKKKLNIK
- a CDS encoding alpha/beta hydrolase, which encodes MTTGKFRPRLIILSDLWGKERSGWVKYYTKHLENYFEIQYYDSCELAEIDILHYHKESLHQQFINGGIDKAVKNLKIKEDEKNSVLAFSMGGFIAWKAMVEGFPAENLFAVSSTRLRQEIQKPRGFIQLYYAENDSYRPTDRWFLTLNLEREIFAEEDHDFYQKENVGKLISQKIIQHFKNTGQLP
- a CDS encoding 2Fe-2S iron-sulfur cluster-binding protein encodes the protein MQDINLKITDRNGDTHEVVAPTDMSMNLMEVIRSYELADEGTIGVCGGMAMCASCQVYVVDGAEKLQEMGDEEEAMLSEAFYVQDDSRLGCQIHITPEIDGLEVAIAPYP
- a CDS encoding NAD(P)/FAD-dependent oxidoreductase; translated protein: MITTDILIIGAGPTGLFAVFEAGLLKMKCHLIDALPQQGGQLTELYPKKPIFDIPGFPAINAGELVSNLMDQIKQFQPGFTLGETAKTLTKLDDGTFEVITNKGTVHRAKAVAIAGGLGTFEPRKPTIENIADYEEKGVEYFIKEPEHFRNKKVVIAGGGDSALDWSIFLSDIASEVTLIHRRNEFRGALDSVDKVQELKDLGKITMMTPAEVTGLKGEGKLSAITVEKEGQTFDLETDYFIPLFGLTPKLGDLGNWGLEIEKNAIVVNNALDYQTNIPGVYAIGDINTYPGKLKLILCGFHEATLMCQSVYNMLNPGKKYVLKYTTVSGIDGFDGTRKEAEKAVVKKID
- a CDS encoding DUF5916 domain-containing protein, which encodes MGGRNENSVLGTALSKKNVQEWGINFLRLVKRTNTMYDWNFVDNKKNSYMLYDGVLNGIENINPPTRLSFLPYISTYLNNYDGKTTASFNGGMDLKYGINDAFTLDLTLIPDFGQTSFDESVLNLSPFEQQFDEQRSFFTEGTELFNKGNLFYSRRIGGSPSRYPETSPDETVTEYPDKVKLFNAFKISGRTNKGLGIGFFNGITEKMDARILNENTGEVRTEVVEPWANYNVLVLDQRFHKNSSVSFVNTNVVRAGNFRDANSTALLWDINDKKNIFNYYGSAKGSWVMDNGTKFGTKAQVGFAKNSGKNQFDVNGVIATRNWDINDLGFSTSTNYGNYHAYYGYRTLEPTKKFNNIYLNFNVDYVQRLQSYLYSKLVFNHNNQFTTRNFRNYGGGIEFTPIGENDIYEPRVDGRYLKIPGYFDSWLWTESDSRKKFQYNLSIDYYAYNEKGRNLVVPSFYLRYRFSDKFKAIWKFNSTFSNNETGYAGKDAEDIFIGRRQRNTYENSITSQYTFNSKMAFSLAFRHYFSDVTYKGFYTLNQDGSLNDTSKFSENLNGSYNSWNVDLRYSWWFAPGSQLTILYRNAVQDYLGISRMNLKDNFSQLFKEPMVNNISLKLTYYIDYNEAKSWFRKKG